The Bifidobacterium animalis subsp. animalis ATCC 25527 genome has a segment encoding these proteins:
- a CDS encoding glycoside hydrolase family 2 TIM barrel-domain containing protein encodes MFIPRYFEDLDTLHVGCEPNRAYFVPASAPTDTRFAAREQSDRFRLLNGEWDFKYYASVYDLDSEVDASAQAHEPVFTEPMFDADSYDQIAVPSVWQTHGYDHNQYTNTRYPFPLDPPFVPHDNPCAVYRTTFDYAVDSAAPRAFLNFEGVDSCFYVWLNGDFVGYSQVSHSTSEFEVTQALDDGENTLVVLVLKWCDGSYLEDQDKFRMSGIFRDVYLLMRPEHAIRDFYVRSTIRFADSATQAADGLPGGDTHAVAADVTVDFDFLDGVPVDGIDVVIGDAAGNVVAQGVTEAVQSEAGTVGESAHRTQAVENGSAFPSKARVKLTVEQPVLWNPEVPTCYTLMVLSDGESITQPLALRDIAVVAPDGRHQTVLLNRRPIVIHGMNRHDSDPVTGYTISPEQFRTDLLLMKSHNVNGVRTSHYPNAPHYYDLFDKLGFLVIDEADIEAHGVADAVLPKPGAESANMEEWQRVQLMWNGLIANNPRFAPAILDRIQRLVERDKNRGCVIFWSMGNESAYGIGFEKALEWVKTLDSQRLTHYESARYVEEDGTLQHDYSNIDVHSRMYPSIAEIDAYFSESGPNGDGANGEDGTTENGQVKPYIMCEYCHAMGNGPGDLEDYFQCIERHEGLLGGCIWEWCDHAIYAGRNAHGRQEYLYGGDFGEWPNDGNFCVDGMVSPGRTPHSGLDEFKNVFRPARVVSVDAERGVVNLRNHYDFRELDEAVIVMWEVYVDGVMQTYSLVEPGTFSIEPHAVGEVRLSGWESVWPVAQSGRVTLVLRYLAREAQWGQEQLFELGFDEVEVPNPTGDNSSQWVRHQVEDMLAGDEIGESVRLEESDARIVINGANWRYVFDKRTGLFSELVYANRTILATPMTLDIWRAPTDNDRNVRHEWERCGYDRAYARAYDVQTRTVVSSGIGEAALGMDGGAYGEETAVEDAEGPMAVNAVEIKCSMGAVAPTVQPIARMDTTWTVHADGSVALHMNVRKDPAFPFLPRFGIHMQLLKSMSSVTYCGLGPNESYVDKRRASWHGVFSASVSQMGEREIKPQENGNHHDCSWARVQGDGVVLMIVQGDGTQPESLAEPLRGFDFQALEYTAAEMARARHDFELQPSGFTEVSVDYMQSGIGSNSCGPELLPQYRLDAPEFDFAVTLRPQLA; translated from the coding sequence GTGTTCATTCCGCGGTATTTCGAGGATCTTGATACGTTGCATGTGGGGTGCGAGCCGAATCGCGCGTATTTCGTGCCGGCGTCGGCACCCACCGATACGCGGTTCGCCGCGCGCGAGCAATCCGATCGCTTCCGTCTGCTCAACGGCGAGTGGGATTTCAAATACTATGCAAGCGTCTACGATCTGGACTCGGAGGTGGACGCAAGCGCTCAAGCTCACGAGCCGGTGTTTACCGAACCGATGTTCGACGCGGATTCGTATGACCAGATTGCTGTGCCGAGCGTGTGGCAGACGCACGGCTACGACCATAACCAGTACACGAACACGCGCTACCCGTTCCCGCTCGACCCGCCGTTCGTGCCGCACGACAACCCGTGCGCGGTGTACCGCACGACCTTCGACTATGCCGTGGATTCCGCCGCGCCTCGCGCCTTCCTGAATTTCGAGGGTGTGGACAGCTGCTTCTATGTGTGGCTCAACGGCGACTTCGTGGGCTATTCGCAGGTCTCGCATTCGACGAGCGAGTTCGAGGTGACCCAAGCGCTTGACGACGGCGAGAACACGCTCGTCGTGCTCGTGCTCAAATGGTGCGACGGCAGTTACCTGGAGGACCAGGACAAGTTCCGCATGAGCGGCATCTTCCGCGATGTGTACCTGCTCATGCGCCCCGAACATGCGATTCGTGATTTCTATGTGCGCAGCACCATCCGGTTTGCAGATTCCGCCACGCAGGCGGCGGACGGGCTTCCCGGCGGCGACACGCACGCCGTGGCCGCGGATGTGACCGTGGACTTCGACTTCCTCGACGGCGTGCCGGTGGACGGCATCGACGTCGTGATCGGCGACGCGGCGGGCAATGTGGTTGCGCAGGGCGTGACGGAAGCGGTTCAGTCTGAAGCGGGCACGGTGGGGGAGTCTGCACACCGAACGCAAGCGGTTGAGAACGGCAGCGCATTCCCGTCGAAGGCGCGCGTGAAACTCACCGTGGAACAACCGGTGCTGTGGAATCCGGAGGTGCCGACCTGCTACACGCTGATGGTTCTGAGCGACGGCGAAAGCATCACGCAACCGCTTGCGCTGCGCGACATCGCCGTCGTGGCACCGGACGGGCGGCACCAGACCGTGCTGCTCAACCGCAGACCGATTGTGATCCACGGCATGAACCGGCACGACAGCGACCCGGTGACCGGCTATACGATCTCGCCGGAGCAGTTCCGAACCGATCTGCTGCTCATGAAGAGCCACAACGTGAACGGCGTGCGCACCAGCCACTACCCGAACGCGCCGCATTACTACGATCTGTTCGACAAGCTCGGGTTTCTCGTGATCGACGAGGCCGACATCGAGGCGCATGGCGTGGCCGACGCCGTGTTGCCGAAGCCTGGCGCGGAATCTGCGAATATGGAGGAATGGCAGCGCGTGCAACTCATGTGGAACGGCCTCATCGCGAACAATCCGCGGTTCGCGCCGGCCATTCTCGACCGCATCCAGCGCCTCGTGGAGCGCGACAAGAATCGCGGGTGCGTGATCTTCTGGTCGATGGGCAACGAGTCCGCCTACGGCATCGGGTTCGAAAAAGCGCTTGAGTGGGTGAAAACACTGGATTCGCAACGGCTCACCCATTATGAGAGCGCGCGGTATGTGGAAGAAGACGGAACGCTTCAGCACGACTACAGCAACATAGACGTGCACAGCCGCATGTACCCGAGCATCGCCGAGATCGACGCGTATTTCAGCGAATCCGGGCCGAACGGGGACGGTGCGAACGGTGAGGACGGCACCACGGAAAACGGGCAGGTGAAGCCCTACATCATGTGCGAGTACTGCCATGCCATGGGCAACGGGCCGGGCGATCTCGAGGACTACTTCCAGTGCATCGAGCGGCATGAGGGCCTGCTCGGCGGGTGCATATGGGAATGGTGCGACCACGCGATCTACGCCGGCAGGAACGCGCACGGGCGGCAGGAATACCTGTACGGCGGCGACTTCGGCGAATGGCCGAACGACGGCAATTTCTGCGTGGATGGCATGGTCTCGCCAGGCCGCACGCCGCACAGCGGCCTCGACGAGTTCAAGAACGTGTTCCGGCCGGCGCGCGTGGTAAGCGTGGATGCCGAGCGCGGCGTGGTGAATCTGCGGAACCATTACGACTTCCGTGAGCTCGATGAAGCGGTTATCGTGATGTGGGAAGTGTATGTGGACGGCGTGATGCAGACGTATAGCCTCGTCGAGCCGGGCACGTTCTCGATTGAGCCGCATGCGGTGGGCGAAGTGCGCTTAAGCGGTTGGGAGAGCGTGTGGCCGGTCGCGCAGTCCGGGCGTGTCACCCTCGTGCTGCGGTACCTGGCGCGCGAGGCGCAGTGGGGGCAGGAGCAGCTGTTCGAACTCGGCTTCGACGAGGTGGAGGTGCCGAATCCGACCGGAGACAACAGTTCGCAGTGGGTGCGTCACCAGGTGGAAGACATGCTCGCCGGCGACGAGATCGGCGAGTCGGTGAGGTTGGAGGAATCCGATGCGCGCATTGTGATCAACGGCGCGAACTGGCGGTACGTGTTCGACAAGCGCACCGGCCTGTTCAGCGAGCTCGTGTACGCGAACCGTACGATTCTCGCGACGCCGATGACCCTCGACATCTGGCGTGCGCCCACCGACAACGACCGCAACGTGCGGCATGAGTGGGAGCGCTGCGGGTACGATCGCGCGTATGCGCGCGCGTACGACGTGCAGACGCGCACCGTGGTCTCCAGCGGAATCGGCGAAGCGGCACTCGGCATGGACGGCGGCGCATACGGCGAAGAGACGGCCGTGGAGGACGCCGAAGGGCCGATGGCGGTGAACGCGGTGGAAATCAAGTGCTCGATGGGAGCGGTCGCGCCCACGGTGCAGCCGATCGCCCGCATGGACACCACGTGGACGGTGCATGCAGACGGTTCCGTAGCGCTTCACATGAATGTGCGCAAGGATCCGGCGTTCCCGTTCCTGCCGAGATTCGGCATTCACATGCAATTGCTAAAATCCATGAGCAGCGTCACCTATTGCGGCCTTGGGCCGAACGAAAGCTATGTGGACAAGCGGCGCGCCAGCTGGCACGGCGTCTTCAGTGCTTCAGTGAGCCAGATGGGCGAACGCGAGATCAAACCACAGGAGAACGGCAACCACCACGATTGCAGCTGGGCGAGAGTGCAGGGCGACGGTGTGGTGTTGATGATTGTGCAAGGCGACGGCACACAGCCCGAGAGTCTCGCGGAGCCGTTGCGCGGGTTCGATTTCCAAGCGTTGGAATAC